The genomic stretch GGACCAGTAGGGGTTTATTGTATGGAGCTCACCATTGTTGAGGGAAGATGGAAGGGCTACATAACAGCATTGGGAATGGTTACAATTGACATGGTTTATTCAACAGTTGCTTTACTATTTCTTTCAAGTGTTAAAGACTATGTTATAAAATATGAGAACTATTTATCTCTTATTATAGGAATATTTTTGATAATAGTTTCTTCAAAAAAAATATTTCATAAAATTGAATTAAAAGAATTAAATGTGGATTTTAAAAGTATGTTACAAAATTACTTAACAGGAGTTGGTTTTGCTATAGTAAATATTTCTAGTATTTTAGTTATAGCAACAGTATTTGCATTTTTAAGAATATTAGACGAAGCAAATACTCCAACTTTGATAGAAACAGTAATAGGAGTTGGACTTGGAGGTTCAGGACTATGGTTTTTTACAACATACTTAATTTCACATTTTAGAAGGCTTTTTGGAAAGGAAAAACTTATAAAAATAATAAAATTTGCAAATGGAATTATTTTTATATTAGCATTATTTGTAGTTATTTATAGTATGAGACAAATAATATTAAATTAAGAAAGGAACAGTATGATAGTAACAAAAAATGTTGCATCTGAATTTAAGAGGTATCTTGAATTTGACAGCAACAATAGTAATATTAGAGTTGGTGTGGCTATGAGTGGAGGAGTTGACAGTTCAACTGTGGCTTATCTTTTAAAACAACAAGGTTATGATATATTTGGAGTAACTATGAAAACTTTTAAAGATGAGGATTCTGATGCTAAAAAAGTTTGTGATGACTTGGGAATAGAGCACTATGTTTTAGATGTAAGAGATGAATTTAAAGAAAAGGTTATGGACTATTTTGTTAATGAATATATGAATGGAAGAACTCCAAATCCTTGCATGGTATGTAATAGGCATATAAAATTTGGTAAGATGTTAGATTTTATTTTATCAAAAGGTGCTAGTTTTATGGCAACTGGGCATTATACAAAATTAAAGAATGGTTTACTAAGTGTTGGAGATGATTCAAATAAGGATCAAGTTTACTTTTTATCTCAAATAGAAAAAGATAGACTTAGTAAAATTATTTTTCCAGTTGGTGATTTAGAAAAACCTAAATTAAGAGAGCTTGCTGAGCAGATGGGAGTTAGAGTTTATTCTAAAAAAGATTCACAAGAAATATGTTTTGTAGATGATGGAAAACTGAAAGAGTTTTTAATAGAAAAAACAGAAGGTAAAGCAGAAAAACCTGGAAATATTGTAGATAAAAATGGAAATATTTTAGGAAAACATAAAGGTTTTTCATTTTACACAATAGGTCAAAGAAAAGGTCTTGGAATTTCTAGTGAAGATCCCTTATATGTTTTAGCTTTTGATAGAGAAACAAATAATATTATTGTTGGAGAAAATGAAGATTTATTTAAAGATGAATTAACTGCAACAAGATTAAATCTTTTCTCAGTATCTTCTTTAGATAGTTTAGATAACTTAGAATGTTTTGCAAAAACTCGCTCAAGAGATATTTTACATAAATGTTTATTGAAAAAGGATGGAGAAAATTTTCATGTAAAGTTTATTGATAATAAAGTTAGAGCTATTACACCAGGACAAGGAATAGTATTTTATAATAATGAAGGAAATGTAATAGCGGGAGGCTTTATTGAAAAGTAGTTGGCAACAAAATTATAATATATTTTTAAATTAAGTTTTTAGGAGGTTTAATGAAATTATTTGATGAATTTAAAGCATTTGTAATGCGTGGAAATGTCGTTGATTTAGCAGTTGGGGTTATTATTGGTGGAGCTTTTGGAAAGATAGTAACAAGTTTAGTTAACGATATTTTTATGCCAATCATAGGAATGATATTAGGAAATGTTAATTTTACTTCTTTAGAAATAAAATTAGGAGAACCAGTTGAAGGAGCTGAACAAGCTGCTATTAGATATGGTGCTTTTATTCAAGAAATAGTTAATTTTCTTATAATTGCACTTTGTATATTTATGGTTATAAAAGTAATAAATAAATTACAAAAGAAAAAAGAAGAAGCCCCTGCCCCTGCCCCAGAACCTACAAAAGAAGAAGTATTACTTACTGAAATAAGAGATGCTTTAAATAAAATGGCAGATAAATAAGAAAATGAATGGTTGTTAGAAATAACAACCATTTTTTATTTATAAATATTATTAATAATTAAGAGATTAATTGCTTATATTGTACTAATTATAAAATTAAAATCTAAAATATATACAAAACTTATTATTGCTTTTCCAAATAAAAAATTATATAATATAAAGAGATACAAAATATTTATAAGATAAATATTATGTTTACAAAAGAAAGGAGGAAGATAATGAAAAAAATAATTACTTTTATCTGTTTTATTCTCTTTACAGTTTCTTCATTTGCTATAAAAGTTGAGAATAATCAAATTATAGATGATTATGGCAATAAGATTGAAGCCAAAGAATATAAAAAAATTATTGTAACTGATCCTGGGGTAATAGAGATACTATTTAAAATAGGTGGAGAAAAATCAATAGTTGCTATTGGTAAAACTTCAAGAAGTAAAATATATCCTTATGATAAAGTAGATAAGTTAGTAAGTATTGGCAATATTTCTAATTTAAACTTAGAAAAAGTTGTTGAGTATAAACCTGATTTAATAATAGTTACCTCTATGATGTTAAGAAATGTAGAGGCTGTAAAAAAAATGGGTTACAATGTAATAGTTTCTAATGCATCTAGTTTAGATGGAATTCTTGATTTAATCTCAGTTACAGGAATTGTATCTGGGAAGAAAGTTGAAGCAGAAAAGTTAAGAAAAGAATGTCTGGTTAAATTAGAAAAAATTGAAAAAGAAAATAGTAAAAAAACTTCTAAATTAAAAGGAGCAATTCTATTTTCAACATCACCTATGACAGCTTTTTCTGAAAAATCATTACCTGGAGATATTTTAAAATATTTAGGTATTATTAATATAGCATCAAATGTCCCTGGAGAAAGACCAATATTGTCACCTGAATATATTTTAAAAGAAAATCCAGATTTTTTAGCTGGTGCTATGAGTTTAGATAGTCCTCAACAAATTATAGAAGCATCTAATGTTATTCCTAAGACAAAAGCTGGAAAAAATGGTAATATTTTTATTCTTGATTCATCAGTTATATTAAGAAGCTCATACAGAATATTTGATGAAATGGAAGTATTAAAAGAAAAATTAAACAAAATAGGAAATAAGTAAAAAATGTGTTCATAGATATTAAACCTTTGGAAATGATGCAAAAAAATTATAATCTATGGAGGGAAAAATGAAAAAATATTTAATGGGATTATCAATACTTATATTTTGTGCAAATGCTTATGGAGAAGTTATAGACTTAGGAGAAAAAAATATTTATTCAGAAACTGGTTTTGAAAAAAATCTAAGAAATTCTACGACATCACCTTTTATAATTACATCAAAGGATATTGAAAAAAAAGGTTATACTTCTGTATCAGAAGTTTTAGATTCAGTTCCTGGTGTAAATATACAAGAGGGGTTACATCCAGCAGTTGATGTAAGAGGGCAAGGTTATCAAAAGGCAAGAGCAACTGTTCAACTTTTAGTTGATGGAGTTCCTGCTAATATGCTTGATACTTCTCATATGAATATGCCTATTGATGTTGTAAATATCAATGAAATAGAAAGAATAGAAGTTATACCAGGTGGAGGAGCAGTTCTATATGGTAGTGGAACATCAGGTGGAGTTATAAATATTATAACTAAAAAATATAAAGGAAATAATAATGTTCGTGGAGGAGTAGGATATCAAGTAGGAAGTTTTGCAAATAATAAATTTGATGTTTCTGTTGGGACAAGTGCTGGAAATTTTGATTTTGATATAAATTATTCAAAAAATAGAAAACATGGATATAGGGATTATAATTTTACTAATTCTGATTATTTTTCTGGAAGGATTAATTATAATATCAATAAAACAAGTAATATAGCTTTTAAATATAGTGGATACAGAGATAAATATACTTATCCTAGTTTTTTGACTCAAAAAGAATTAGATAGTAATAGAAGACAAAGTGGTAATGATAAAGAAATGAATGAAAAAAATAGAATAAAAAAGGATGAATTTTCTTTAACATATAACACTAAAATAGGGGATAAAAATGATTTAAATATTTTAGGTTTTTATCAAAAAACAGATATTCCATCTGAGTCAATTGAAGATTATACTACAGAGTACAAAGGAATGTTAGCAGGACAAGCTGCTAAATTAAGAGGAGAACTTAGTGTTCCAGGATTGCCAGCTAGAGCAAGAATAGCTATGCAAAATAGATTAAATGCATTGTTAGCTGAATTAGGAAGTACAAGTAGTGTTGATTTTAGAACAGTTTCTCAATTTAAAGATACAAAGAAAGCTATAAAAATTAAAGATAAGTTTACTTATGATAATGATGGAAGTAATATTGTTGTAGGACTAGGTTACACTGATAATGATATGCTTAGAGTGGCAAAAAGAGAATTAGTTGGAAAAAGAGTTTTGGCTGATACGAAATTAGATTTATCTAAGAAAACATTTGAAGTATTTGCATTAAATACTTATAAGATTAATAAAGTTGAACTTATTCAAGGTTTAAGATTTGAAAATTCTAAATATAATGGTATAAGAAAAAATAATACAGATGTAATTGATATAAAAAAATCTAAAGATAATTGGGCAGGTTCACTGGCAGTAAATTACTTATATTCAGATACAGGAAATGTATATGCAAAATATGAAAGAGCATTTACTTCTCCTGCTCCTGCACAATTAGTTGATAAAGTTAAAATAGCACCAAATGTATTTAATTATAAAGTTAATAATTTAAAATCAGAAAGTACAAATTTGTTTGAAATTGGTTGGAATGATTATTTATTTGGATCATTGATAGGTGCAGATGTGTTTTATAGTGAAACAAAAAATGAAATAGCAACTATTTTTGAAGGTGGAAGACCTAATGCACATGATACAGGGTTTGAAAGTACAAATTTAGGAAAAACTAGAAGATATGGTTTTGATTTAAGTGCTGAACAAAAATTTGAAAAATTTACTTTTAGAGAAGCTTATTCATTTATTGACACAAAAATTTTAAAGGATAATTCTAAAAGTTTTGAAGGAAAACATATAGCAGATGTTCCAAAACATAAATTAGTTTTCTCAGTAGATTATGATATAACTTCTAAACTTACTGTTGGAGCGGATTATGAATATAGAGCAGCAGCCTTTATTGATAATGCAAATAAAAATGGAAAAGATAAAGCTAAATCAGTATTTAATTTAAGAGCTGATTATAAGTTGACAAATTCATTAAATATTTATGCAGGAATAAATAATATATTTGGTGCTAAATATTACAATAGTGTTGGAGTTAGCAGTGGAGAAAGAATTTATGATCCAGCTCCAAGAATAAATTATTATGCAGGTTTCAAATATAAATTTTAATAAAAGGAAACAAGATGAAAAAAAAGTTTTTTTTAATGTCATTGATGATAACTTTTATAGTAATAACACTCTCTCTATCAGTAGGGAGTGTTTTTATTCCAATAAAAAGTTTATTATTTTTATCACCTATGGATGAGTATACTAAAACAATAATATTTGATTTAAGATTACCAAGAATTTTAATGGCATTTTTAGTTGGAATGTTACTTGCTTCAAGTGGAAATATTGTACAAATAATATTTCAAAATCCACTTGCTGATCCATACATAATAGGTATTGCTTCAAGTGCAACCTTTGGTGCTGTTATAGCTTATCTTTTAAAGTTACCAGAATTTTTTTATGGAATAGTTGCTTTTATTTGTTGTATGGTGAGTACACTTCTAATTTTTAAAATCTCAAAAAGGGGGAATAAAATAGAGGTTAATACCTTACTTATTGTTGGAATAACTTTATCAGCATTTTTAGCAGGCTTTACATCTTTTGCTATCTATATGATAGGAGAAGATTCATTTAAAATCACTATGTGGCTTATGGGATATTTAGGTAATGCTAGTTGGAATCAAATAGTATTTTTAATAATTCCACTTATATTTTCTAGTGCATATTTTTATGCAAAAAGAAATGAACTTGATATACTGATGTTAGGTGATGAACAAGCACATTCATTAGGAATAGATATAGCAAAGTTAAAATTTCATTTACTTATAGTATCATCTTTTGTTGTAGCTTATTCCGTTGCTTTTACAGGAATGATTGGTTTTGTAGGACTTATTGTACCTCATATAATGAGAAGTATAATAGGACCATTGAATACAAGGTTAATTCCCTTTGTTTTAATCTATGGGGGTATATTTTTACTTGTATGTGATACATTTGGAAGAATTATTCTAGCACCTGTTGAAATTCCAATAGGAGTTATAACTTCTATATTAGGAGCACCATTCTTTCTATATTTAGCTTTAAAAGGTAGGAGGAAATAATGGAAATAATAAATATAAAGAAACTTAATTATTCCTATGGAAAAAAAGAAGTTTTAAAAGAATTAAGTTTAGACATAGATATAAATAAAATAACTGGAATAATAGGTCCAAATGGTTGTGGAAAATCAACACTAGCAAAAAATATAATAAAATATATAAATGGTGACTTTGAAGATTTTAAAATAATGGATACTGATATAAGAGAACTTAACCATAAGAAAATAGCGCAACTTATTTCATATATACCACAAAAAAGTTTAATAATTCCAAATATTTCTGTTTTTGATTATGTCTTATTAGGTAGATTTCCATTGTTAAAAAACTCTTGGGATAATTATACTGAAAAAGATTATGAAATAGTTGAAAATAATATAAATCTATTGAATATTAAGGAACTAAGAGATAGAAATATTGAAACTTTATCAGGTGGAGAATTACAAAAAGTACTATTAGCAAGAGCCTTGGCACAGGAAGCAAAAATATTACTTTTAGATGAACCTACTTCTGCACTTGATTTAAATAATGCAGTTGAATTTATGAAAATTTTAAAAAATATTTCTATTAAAAAAAATATATCAGTAATTATTATTATTCATGATTTGAACTTAGCTTCATTATTTTGTGATAGCTTAATAATTTTAAAAGATGGAAGGTTTATAGAAAAAGGAAGTCCAAAAGAAGTGATAAATGAAGCAAATATAAAATCTGTCTATAACTTGGATTGTAAAGTTTGCTATAATGAAAATGATAAACCATATATAATACCTATTACATAGATTAGGAAAGGATATATTATGTTTAAAATAAGATATAAATCACATCATGATGTAGGAAATATTATTTCTAAATTTACTGAAAATTTAAAAGCTAATAAAAGTGATTTTTTAGATGTACTTAATAAAGAGAATAAAGATAAACAATTAGGAATATATTTTCATACACCTTATTGTGATAAGATTTGTTCTTTTTGTAATATGAATAGAAAGCAACTTGATAATGATTTAGAGGAATATACAGAATATCTCTGTAAGGAAATTAAAAAATATGGAGCTTATGAATTTTCTAAAACAAGTGAAGTTGATGTTGTTTTCTTTGGTGGAGGAACACCAACAATATTTAAAAAAGAGCAGTTAGAAAAAATATTAAAAACCTTAAATGAAAATTTTAAATTTGCAAAAGACTATGAAATGACTTTTGAAACAACTTTACATAATTTGACTTTTGAAAAACTTAAAGTTATGGAAGAAAATGGAGTAAATAGAATAAGTGTTGGAATACAAACTTTTTCTAATAGGGGAAGAAAACTTTTAAATAGAACCTATGATAAAGATTATGTTGTAGAAAGATTACAAGAGATAAAAAAAAGATTTTCAGGGCTTGTTTGTATAGAGATAATTTATAACTATGCTAATCAAACTGATGAAGAAGTCTTACAAGATGCAGATTTACTTGCAGAAGTTGAAGCAGATAGTGCAAGTTTTTATTCTCTAATGATACATGATGGTTCTAATATTTCTAAGGAAAGAGAAAAAGATAAATCAGTTTATATTTATAGCTTAGAAAGAGACGAAGAATTACATAATCTTTTTTATAGAAGATGTATTGAAAAAGGCTATAAACTTTTAGAGTTAACAAAATTGACTAATGGTAAAGATAAATATAAATACATAAGAAACAATAATTCTTTAAAAAATTTATTACCTATTGGAGTTGGAGCAGGTGGTCGTATTCAAGATATAGGAGCTTATAATATGAATCAACAAATGAGCTTTTATTCTAAAACATCAGAAAGTAATTATAATCTTTCTATGATTTCAGGCTTAATGCAATTTGATAAATTTGATTTAAATGAGATAAAAAAATATTGTAGTGAAGAAAGTTATAAAATTGTTTATGAGAAACTAAAAGAATTTGAAAAAGAAGGATATATAAAAATTGAAGATAACTTTGTTGTTTATGAGTTAAAAGGAATTTTTTGGGGAAATAGCTTAGTTGCAAATATTATTGAAGAAATCGGGAGGTACTTATGAAAACATTAATAGTTTATTCTACAATTAGTGGAAATACAAAAGCAGTCTGTGAAAGAATATATGGAGCTTTAAATACAGAAAAAGAAATAATTAATATCAAAGATATTAAGGATTTAAAAGTGGATAATTATGATAATTTTATAATAGGTTTTTGGTGTGATAAAGGAACTATGGATAAAGATTCTATTGAGTTTTTAAAAACTTTAAGTAATAAAAATGTTTATTTTGTAGGAACATTAGGTGCAAGACCTGAGTCAGAACATTGGAATGATGTTTTTGAAAACGCTAAGAAATTATGTTCTGAAAATAATAATTTTAAAGAAGGTTTATTAATTTGGGGAAGAATTTCTCAAGAAATGCAAGATATGATGAAAAAATTTCCAGCAGGTCATCCTCATGGTGTAAATCCTGAAAGAGTTGCAAGATGGGAAGCAGCTTCTACTCATCCAGATGAAAATGATTTTAAAAAAGCTGAAGAATTTTTTTCAAATTTATTAAATAAATAAATTTTTTTCAATATATTTTACTTTTTTATAAATAATTATATAATATTCCTATCAAAAGAGAAGATGATTTTGTGGTAATTTTAACAAAAAAAGTTGAAAAAAATAAAACTAATCTTGATGAGGATATTGCAGAATTAGCATATGAAGGTCTAGATATTAAAATATTTAATAAAGTTATTTATAAAAATTTATTATAATAATGGAGGTTCATACTCATGAAAAAAATTTTATTGTTACTTTTAGCTTTTTGTAGTTTTGTTGCTTATGCAGCAGGTGAACTAAATATGGACGAGGTAAATAAATATGTTAGTGAAAAATTAAATAGAGATAAGGAAATAACATTTTCTTATAAAATTAATAAAACTAACAATACCTTAGAAGGTTATAGTGAAGAAGGAAAACTTGTAGCTGTTAGCTCTTTAAAAGATGAGCCAGGTGTTGTAGAAATGGCAGGAATGAAAACTAAGATTTCTGAAAAGAATGGAAAGTTAAATCCAGTTTCTGAAATTTATCTTCCTAATGGACAATTAGTTGTTAGAAATACTTATAAATTTAACAGAGATACAAATATATTTTTAACAGGTGTAGTGATAGCTTATGTTAATGGAGAAGTTCCTTATAGTGCTGATTTAAAAAATTTTATAGATAGTATTGATAGAATACAAGTAGAAAATTTTGAAAATAATAAATTAGTATTGTATACTACTTATGAAATAAATCATAAAACTCAACAAATAACTGTGAAAAATGGTCTAAGTGCAAAAGTAACTATAACAAAAGCTGTCTTATCAATTAATGGTTTAAATGGTACTATGGAAACTTATTATGAAAATGGAAAAGTTAATCAAAAAGTAGCTATAAAAAATGGATTGTTTAATGGTAAAGTAGAAAAATTTTCTGATAAGAGTGGAAAAGTTGTTGGAACAGGAACAATGAAAAATGGTTTACCAGATGGAGAATTTATTGAATATGATGAAGCTGGAAAAGTAATATCAAAAGTAAAGTATAAAGATGGTAAAGAAGTAAAATAATTAAAAATGGGATTGTTTTTAGCAATCCCATTTTTTGTATTATGTAAAATAAATAAGTAAAATTTTCAAAATTTATGTTAAAATAAGGTATTACAATTAAATTATAGGAGGAAAAATGGAAAAATTAAAATTGGCTAAACATTTAATAAATTTTATTGATGAAAGCCCATCTAATTATTTTGCTTGTATAAATACTAAAAATATCTTAAATGAAAAAGGTTTTACTGAACTTTTTGAAACAGAGGAATGGAAATTAAAAAAAGGTGGAAAATATTTTGTAACCATAAATGATAGTGGAATTATAGCTTTTACAATAGGGAGTGAAAAAATTTCTAAGTCAGGTTATAAAATAGCTGCTTCACATACTGATAGTCCAGGTTTTTTAATAAAACCTAACCCTGAAATAAATAGAAAAGGTTTTAATATTTTAAATACAGAAGTTTATGGAGGACCAATTTTAAGTACTTGGTTTGATAGACCTTTATCATTTAGTGGTAGAGTTTTTGTTGAAAGTGATAATGCCTTTAAACCTAAAAAATATTTTATAAAATATGATAAAGATTTATTTATAATTCCATCACTTTGTATACATCAAAATAGAAGTGTAAATGATGGAATGGCAATTAATGCACAAAAAGATACATTACCTTTAATAACTATTACAGATGAAAAAGAAAAATTTTCTTTAAAAAAATTGTTAGCTAAAGAATTAAAAGTAAAAGAAGATAAAATTTTAAGTTATGATTTGAATCTATATTCAAGAGAAAAAGGATGTTTATTAGGAGCTAATGAAGAATTTATATCAGTTGGAAGATTAGATAATCTTGCAGCACTTCATGCAGGTTTAATGTCATTAGTAGATAATAAAGATAAAAAGAATACTTGTATTGTTGTTGGTTATGATAATGAAGAAATAGGTTCTAACTCAATTCAAGGTGCAGACAGTCCAACTTTAAAAAATATATTAGAAAGAATATCAAATGCAATGAAGTTAAGTTTTGAAGAACATCAACAAGCTTTAGCTAATTCTTTTGTTATTTCAAATGATGCTGCACATTCTATACATCCTAATTATTTAGAAAAAGCTGACCCAACTAATGAGCCAAAAATTAATTGTGGTCCTGTTATAAAAATGGCTGCTAATAAATCATATATAACTGATGGTTATTCAAAATCTGTTATAGAAAAAATAGCAAAAGATTCTAAAATTCCTATTCAAACATTTGTAAATCGTTCTGATGTCCGTGGTGGTTCAACAATAGGACCTATACAACAATCACAAATAAGAATTTTAGGAATAGATATTGGAAGTCCTTTACTTTCTATGCACTCTGTTAGAGAACTAGGTGGAGTTGATGACCATTATAATTTATATAAATTAATTGGAGAGTTTTTTAAAATTTAAGTACATTTATACTAATTTCTTATTGATAAAATATGTAAATGATGTTATAATTATTTCCATAATTTTAAATATATTGGGGGTTAAATTATGGCTTACATTTCAAGTTTAGACATTTTAGAAACAGAAATTGCAATAAAAAAAGTTAAAGATTTTTTTGAAAGTCATTTATCAAAAGAGTTAGATTTATTAAGAGTTTCAGCACCATTATTTGTTATACCAGAATCTGGTTTAAATGATAATTTGAATGGGACAGAAAGACCAGTATCTTTTGATACTAAAAGTGGAGAAAGAGTTGAAATAGTTCATTCTCTTGCAAAATGGAAAAGAATGGCATTATATAGATATAATATTGAAAATCATAAAGGTATTTATACAGATATGAATGCTATTAGAAGAGATGAAGATACAGATTTTATTCATTCTTATTATGTAGACCAATGGGATTGGGAAAAAATAATTTCTAAAGAAGATAGAAATGAAGAATATTTAAAAGAAGTAGTTAAAAAAATTTATTCTGTATTTAAGGCAACAGAAGAATATATAACTACTGAATATCCAAAACTTACTAAAAAGTTACCAGAAGAAATAACTTTTATAACTGCACAAGAACTTGAAAATAAATATCCTAATTTAACTCCAAAAAATAGAGAGCATGCTGCAGCAAAAGAATATGGAGCTATATTTTTAATGAAAATAGGTGGAAAACTATCTTCTGGTGAAAAACATGATGGTAGAGCACCTGACTATGATGATTGGGATTTAAATGGTGATATAATATTTAATTATCCTCTTTTAGGAATAGGACTTGAATTATCTTCTATGGGAATAAGAGTTGATGAAAATTCATTAGAGGAACAATTAAAAATTGCTAATTGTGAAGACAGAAGATCTTTACCATACCATCAAATGATATTAAATAAAGTTCTACCTTATACAATAGGTGGAGGAATAGGTCAATCTCGTATATGTATGTTTTTCTTAGATAAATTACATATCGGAGAAGTACAAGCATCTATATGGTCACAAGAAGTTCATGAAATTTGTAGACAAATGAATATTAAATTATTATAAAAATAATGGGGGCAATTTATAGCCCCCAAATTTATTTTTAGTCATTTAATTTTAATACAGAAACAAATGCTTCTTGTGGAATTTCTACATTTCCTATACTCTTCATTCTCTTTTTACCTTCTTTTTGTTTTTCAAGAAGTTTCTTTTTTCTTGTTATATCTCCACCATAACATTTAGCAATAACATTTTTTCTATATGCTTTTATTGTTTCTCTGGCAATTATTTTTGAACCTAAAGCAGCTTGAATAGGAATTTCAAATTGTTGTCTTGGAATAACTTCACTTAACTTTTGACAAATAGCTTTTCCTCTATAAAATGCATTATCATTGTGTGCTATAAATGAGAAAGCATCAACAGGTTTTCCTGAAACTAAAATGTCAACTTTAACTAGATTTGATTCTCTATATTCACTTAATTCATATTCAAAAGAAGCATATCCTTTAGTTCTTGATTTTAATTTATCATAAAAATCTATAACAATTTCTGCAAGAGGTAATTCATAACTAAGCATAGATCTAGTTTCATCTAAATAATCCATTGAAATAAAAATTCCTCTTTTTTCTTGACAAAGTTCCATTACATTTCCAACATATTCTTTTGGAACAATAACTTTTCCTCTTATATAAGGTTCTTGAATTGAGATTTTTCCACGACCTGGTTCAGGGAATTCACAAGGATTATCTATAACTTTTTCTTCTTGATTATCTATTCTAACTTTGTATTCAACTGATGGAGTAGTAGAAATTAAATCTATATCATATTCTCTTCTTAATCTTTCAACTATGATTTCCATATGAAGTAAACCTAAGAAACCACATCTAAAACCAAACCCTAAGGCAATAGAGGTTTCAGGTACAAATGTTAATGAAGCATCATTTAATTGTAATTTTTCTAATGCTTCTCTTAATTCTTCATAGTCATCAGTAAATAGTGGATACACTCCTGCAAATACCATTGATTGTGCTGGTTTAAATCCAACTAGTGGGAATAGAGCAGGATTTTTAACAGTTGTTATAGTATCTCCAACTCTTGTATCATGGATAGTTTTAACTCCTGTGATAATATATCCAACAGAACCACTAGTTAAAATAT from Fusobacterium hwasookii encodes the following:
- the mscL gene encoding large-conductance mechanosensitive channel protein MscL, with the translated sequence MKLFDEFKAFVMRGNVVDLAVGVIIGGAFGKIVTSLVNDIFMPIIGMILGNVNFTSLEIKLGEPVEGAEQAAIRYGAFIQEIVNFLIIALCIFMVIKVINKLQKKKEEAPAPAPEPTKEEVLLTEIRDALNKMADK
- a CDS encoding FecCD family ABC transporter permease, encoding MKKKFFLMSLMITFIVITLSLSVGSVFIPIKSLLFLSPMDEYTKTIIFDLRLPRILMAFLVGMLLASSGNIVQIIFQNPLADPYIIGIASSATFGAVIAYLLKLPEFFYGIVAFICCMVSTLLIFKISKRGNKIEVNTLLIVGITLSAFLAGFTSFAIYMIGEDSFKITMWLMGYLGNASWNQIVFLIIPLIFSSAYFYAKRNELDILMLGDEQAHSLGIDIAKLKFHLLIVSSFVVAYSVAFTGMIGFVGLIVPHIMRSIIGPLNTRLIPFVLIYGGIFLLVCDTFGRIILAPVEIPIGVITSILGAPFFLYLALKGRRK
- a CDS encoding LysE family translocator — translated: MDITILKGILTGLILSLPFGPVGVYCMELTIVEGRWKGYITALGMVTIDMVYSTVALLFLSSVKDYVIKYENYLSLIIGIFLIIVSSKKIFHKIELKELNVDFKSMLQNYLTGVGFAIVNISSILVIATVFAFLRILDEANTPTLIETVIGVGLGGSGLWFFTTYLISHFRRLFGKEKLIKIIKFANGIIFILALFVVIYSMRQIILN
- a CDS encoding ABC transporter substrate-binding protein, with the translated sequence MKKIITFICFILFTVSSFAIKVENNQIIDDYGNKIEAKEYKKIIVTDPGVIEILFKIGGEKSIVAIGKTSRSKIYPYDKVDKLVSIGNISNLNLEKVVEYKPDLIIVTSMMLRNVEAVKKMGYNVIVSNASSLDGILDLISVTGIVSGKKVEAEKLRKECLVKLEKIEKENSKKTSKLKGAILFSTSPMTAFSEKSLPGDILKYLGIINIASNVPGERPILSPEYILKENPDFLAGAMSLDSPQQIIEASNVIPKTKAGKNGNIFILDSSVILRSSYRIFDEMEVLKEKLNKIGNK
- a CDS encoding TonB-dependent receptor, which encodes MKKYLMGLSILIFCANAYGEVIDLGEKNIYSETGFEKNLRNSTTSPFIITSKDIEKKGYTSVSEVLDSVPGVNIQEGLHPAVDVRGQGYQKARATVQLLVDGVPANMLDTSHMNMPIDVVNINEIERIEVIPGGGAVLYGSGTSGGVINIITKKYKGNNNVRGGVGYQVGSFANNKFDVSVGTSAGNFDFDINYSKNRKHGYRDYNFTNSDYFSGRINYNINKTSNIAFKYSGYRDKYTYPSFLTQKELDSNRRQSGNDKEMNEKNRIKKDEFSLTYNTKIGDKNDLNILGFYQKTDIPSESIEDYTTEYKGMLAGQAAKLRGELSVPGLPARARIAMQNRLNALLAELGSTSSVDFRTVSQFKDTKKAIKIKDKFTYDNDGSNIVVGLGYTDNDMLRVAKRELVGKRVLADTKLDLSKKTFEVFALNTYKINKVELIQGLRFENSKYNGIRKNNTDVIDIKKSKDNWAGSLAVNYLYSDTGNVYAKYERAFTSPAPAQLVDKVKIAPNVFNYKVNNLKSESTNLFEIGWNDYLFGSLIGADVFYSETKNEIATIFEGGRPNAHDTGFESTNLGKTRRYGFDLSAEQKFEKFTFREAYSFIDTKILKDNSKSFEGKHIADVPKHKLVFSVDYDITSKLTVGADYEYRAAAFIDNANKNGKDKAKSVFNLRADYKLTNSLNIYAGINNIFGAKYYNSVGVSSGERIYDPAPRINYYAGFKYKF
- the mnmA gene encoding tRNA 2-thiouridine(34) synthase MnmA; the protein is MIVTKNVASEFKRYLEFDSNNSNIRVGVAMSGGVDSSTVAYLLKQQGYDIFGVTMKTFKDEDSDAKKVCDDLGIEHYVLDVRDEFKEKVMDYFVNEYMNGRTPNPCMVCNRHIKFGKMLDFILSKGASFMATGHYTKLKNGLLSVGDDSNKDQVYFLSQIEKDRLSKIIFPVGDLEKPKLRELAEQMGVRVYSKKDSQEICFVDDGKLKEFLIEKTEGKAEKPGNIVDKNGNILGKHKGFSFYTIGQRKGLGISSEDPLYVLAFDRETNNIIVGENEDLFKDELTATRLNLFSVSSLDSLDNLECFAKTRSRDILHKCLLKKDGENFHVKFIDNKVRAITPGQGIVFYNNEGNVIAGGFIEK